In Larimichthys crocea isolate SSNF chromosome VII, L_crocea_2.0, whole genome shotgun sequence, the genomic stretch TCCTCCAAACACGACAAGTTGAGTTTTTACCAAAAAGTTCTAGTTTGGTTTCATCTGACATTCTCCCAATACTCTTCTGGATCATCTAAATGCTCTCTAGCAAACTTCAGACGGGCCTGGATTTGAGTCCGTGTTACTGATGGTAGCCTTTGTTACTTTGGTCCCAGCTCTCTGCAGGTCATTCACTAGGTCACCCCGTGTGGTTCTGGGATTTTTGCTCACCGTCCTTGTGATAATTTTGACCCCACGGGGTGAGATCTTGTGTGGAGCCCCAGATCGAGGGAGATTATCAGTGGTCTTGTAGGTTTTCCATTTTCTAACTATTGCTCCCACAGTTGATTTCTTCACACCAAGCTGCTTACCTATTGCAGATTCAGTCTTCTCAGCCTGGTGCAGGTCTACAATTTTGTTTCTGGTGTCCTTGGTCTTTGGTCTTTGCCATAGTGGAGTTTGAGGTTGTGGACTGGTGTCTTTTATACTGATAATGACTATTAGGTAACGAGTGGAGGACAGAAGAAGTTACAGGTCTGTGAGAGCCAGAAATCTTGCTTGTTTGTAGGTGACCAAAAACTTATTTTACCGATGAATTTaccaattaattcattaaaaatccTACAATGTGATTTCCTGGGTTCTTTCCCCCTTATTCTGTCTCTCATAGTTGAAGTGTACCTAAATTACAggcctctctctttttaagTGGGAGAACTTTTCACAATTGGTGGCTGACTAAATCATTTCTTGCCCCACTGTATGTGTTggtaaaataagtaaaaaaaaagagcaaagcagTAATTTCTCTTCATCAATGATTTAATCAAGACTCATTATTTAATAAAACTGTTGTCGATCAGTCTGCTCTTGATTGACCATTCACTTTTTGTATAAAGACATcataaaaagttgtttcctgcatcattaacaaaacaaatcctACAGTATAATACAATAATCTAACAGACTGAAAGGAAACTTTATGCATAATACTGAGCTGGAAAAAGTGCTTTTCCCTTTTAACATTTTGCTACACTTAGTGtgtatttctacactgtgaTATTACTGTTATTAGGTCTGATGTGTGAATTGTCATTAAaacttttatataaatatatgacaGGTTTAGTAAGCTTTTGCCCTTTTATATAACTCTCCCTGATTATCTGATATGTTTTACTCTTTATTCTgacacatgatgtgtgtgtttatttcgTGTGTACCTGCCTGTAACAGTGATCTGGTTGGTTCTCATCAGGTGATCCAGTTCAGCGTCTTCATGACGTCTCTGGCTCAAGAAGCTGTGGAGAAGATCTGCCAGCTTTTCCACGAAtgttcctctctgctgcagttaCAAGTACGTCACGTCACTGTGTTGGTGTATTTGGAGTCATATTAGGAACATATCACTGATTTATATCATCTCACTGTGATATAAACGTCGTACATTGTCATATCACCGAAACTGGAACGACAAAATCACCACAACGTGCACTTGtcatgatttgtgtttttaaagctcagGTTTGTCTTTGTAGGTGACGCAGGGCATTGCAGAGACTGAGGACCTAAAGAGGAGACTGGAGGTGGCAGAGACGGAGCTGAAGCTGGTGCTGGAGGGCAGCGGAGGCCAGAAGGAGGcggaggagctgatggagggaAGCAGCAGACCAAAGGAGGGCGGGAGGGCACCGACaaatggagaagaagaagagacagtcCAGAGCCAGCGctcagggaggaagagaagaggtgaTGAGTCTGTCTTTTTTAATGGGCTGAGACAGGTTGATGTGTGGTTGTATCGAAGCTGGGCTAAGCAGCAGGCTTTAAATGTCCTCTCTCTAACACTGTAATGACGCTCAGCAGTTTGCTGTCGAAGACTCAGAAAGGTGACACAGTCGTGTGTTTTGTCTCCGTGCACTTGTATAAACAGCTTtttgattgttatttttttcagtggCGGCTAGTGGTGACGCTGGAGTGAAGAGATCGCCCATAATTCATCTGTGGAAAGGCAGAACGTATGAGGTAAaatgatttcactgattaaGTTTGAACTGTGTCTTATACTGTTCTCTCTTCCCCACTCAGACTTTTTAATAATGAAGCAGAGCGTAAACAAGGTGTATTTTTAAAGAAGGTTTTTAATGTTCGTTGGTAAACTCCATGGCAGAAATACAAGGCACAGGGTTGCTGTCACACTGAAACAAGAGAAAGCTCTTCTCTCTGAAGCATTAACATTTCACCAGTTTAAAATGAATGGGTCTGTACTGAAGCATGAAACACAGACCTAGACCCTGAAGGGGCCATATCTCTTTTTTCTTAGTTCAGAAGGTCACCCGTGTTTGTCTGCGATTTGACCTTATTCTCTCTTCTTCATAGGACAATATCCAATCTGTGATAATAAAGGAGGAAGGTTTGGAGGTGTTCGCTGACCAGGTGTCATCTGATTCTGGTCAGTACAGAGATGAACCGGGCCAGGAGGAAGCTGACGACCTGGATTACCAGGTTGATTTCACAAAtacttcattcattttctgtttatctgtgcTCCTGTTTAATATGTAAAGaatttaacacacatacatggctGTATGATGGGGTAACCATCAGACCACCATGAccattaaaacaagaaaatgtttttaaagcaaatcaataaacaatttatacattttttctttgagttGGAGGCAGAGGATCCAGAAGATGGTGACCCAGGATTAACCACCAGACCCAAACGTGTTGTAAAGCCCAAGTCCCATCGAGGCCGAGTGAAGAAGGACAGTCATAGTCAGAACCAGCATCCTCTGAGCTGCAAACACTGCAGGAAAACCTTCAccaagctgctgcagctcaaagCCCACCAGGCTGTGCATGGGGCGAACGCAGAGAAGCCTTTCCACTGTTCTCAGTGTGACAGAGGGTTTTCTTTCCAGCGAAGCCTCAATGCACACATGCTGCTTCACACAGGTGAAAGACCACACACCTGTGATGTTTGTGGGAAGGGTTTCACCTTGAAGCACCTCCTGAGGAACCACCAGCGTCTCCACGCTGAGGTCCGTCCGTTTTGCTGTGAACAATGTGGAAAGAGCTTCTACCGAGCTCACGGCCTAAAAATGCATAAGATGGTCCACACAGGAGAGCGGGCTTATAACTGCCAGTACTGCAACAAAAGCTTCACAATACAAGGCAACCTGCAGCGCCACCTGCGCATACACACGGGGGAAAAGCCGTTCAAGTGCGAGACCTGTGGCAAAAGCTTCAATCAGGCCGACACTCTGAAAGGCCATCAGCGGATACACACTGGTGAGCGCCCCTTCAGCTGTGAGACCTGTGGCAAATGTTTCATCCAGAAGAGTGCCTTGAAGATGCACCAGAAGACTTCTCATTCAGGTGAGAACTCGCTGGCGTGCGTGGCATGTGGCACTAATGTGGCCTGTGTGGACTCGCTTCGCAAACACCTCCAGACGCATGCGGCGAATATCCCGTGTACTTGCGTGCTCTGCGGCCGGCGGCTCAACTCCATCACCGACCTGCGCTCgcaccagcagcaccacacagtggacaggcCCCACAGCTGTGGGCTCTGCGGGAAGAGCTTCAAGTCGTCCAGTTACCTGAAGATTCACCTGAAGACGCACAGCGGGGAGAGGCCCTTCTCCTGCGACATCTGCGGTCGCATGTTTACGCAGCACAGCAGCCTCAAATCACATCGggtaggttgtttttttgtaatagACATgatatcatccatccatcaagtGTCATTTGCTGGTTTGTAGCAACACCATGGCTGAGCAACTAAAAAAAGGTTGCCTAAAAAGGTATAAAGCATTAGGCAGACagagaatttaaagaaaattatGGATGAGttgttaattaattagtaaaaaCCACATCAACATCCCAACAGAAACCTCAAATATTATTACTTTGGTTCATTCATCAGTTAAAGAGAACCTTAACACTAGTTTTTGCTGCCTGCAGGTTATGAAGATCTCACCCTGCTGCAgtactctgtgtgtctgcagtctgTGTTCAGTACTGACATCGTTCTTCTTTGTGGTTACACAAAACAGAGCACACATCCTGCTCACAGTCTGGTGGTCTAcgacaaaaacatgatttgtgCTTAAGTGGCATGTATGAGTCATTCACCAGTTTTCTCAAAACTTGATTTTCTCTAAGATCCAATTGAAATTCTCGATTGGTGTTGT encodes the following:
- the LOC104935592 gene encoding gastrula zinc finger protein XlCGF26.1 isoform X1, with product MSDFEAQLGAFLEMMVSAAVTEMSKVIGSDSAEESGSTRGSPADTVIQFSVFMTSLAQEAVEKICQLFHECSSLLQLQVTQGIAETEDLKRRLEVAETELKLVLEGSGGQKEAEELMEGSSRPKEGGRAPTNGEEEETVQSQRSGRKRRVAASGDAGVKRSPIIHLWKGRTYEDNIQSVIIKEEGLEVFADQVSSDSGQYRDEPGQEEADDLDYQLEAEDPEDGDPGLTTRPKRVVKPKSHRGRVKKDSHSQNQHPLSCKHCRKTFTKLLQLKAHQAVHGANAEKPFHCSQCDRGFSFQRSLNAHMLLHTGERPHTCDVCGKGFTLKHLLRNHQRLHAEVRPFCCEQCGKSFYRAHGLKMHKMVHTGERAYNCQYCNKSFTIQGNLQRHLRIHTGEKPFKCETCGKSFNQADTLKGHQRIHTGERPFSCETCGKCFIQKSALKMHQKTSHSGENSLACVACGTNVACVDSLRKHLQTHAANIPCTCVLCGRRLNSITDLRSHQQHHTVDRPHSCGLCGKSFKSSSYLKIHLKTHSGERPFSCDICGRMFTQHSSLKSHRVVHTGEKPFSCDTCGKCFSNTGNLNRHQRIHTGEKPFSCDTCGRSFNQGNSLKAHQQIHTGEKQFMCDKCGKSFSYLRNLKDHKCFYV
- the LOC104935592 gene encoding gastrula zinc finger protein XlCGF26.1 isoform X2; protein product: MSDFEAQLGAFLEMMVSAAVTEMSKVIGSDSAEESGSTRGSPADTVIQFSVFMTSLAQEAVEKICQLFHECSSLLQLQVTQGIAETEDLKRRLEVAETELKLVLEGSGGQKEAEELMEGSSRPKEGGRAPTNGEEEETVQSQRSGRKRRVAASGDAGVKRSPIIHLWKGRTYEDNIQSVIIKEEGLEVFADQVSSDSGQYRDEPGQEEADDLDYQEAEDPEDGDPGLTTRPKRVVKPKSHRGRVKKDSHSQNQHPLSCKHCRKTFTKLLQLKAHQAVHGANAEKPFHCSQCDRGFSFQRSLNAHMLLHTGERPHTCDVCGKGFTLKHLLRNHQRLHAEVRPFCCEQCGKSFYRAHGLKMHKMVHTGERAYNCQYCNKSFTIQGNLQRHLRIHTGEKPFKCETCGKSFNQADTLKGHQRIHTGERPFSCETCGKCFIQKSALKMHQKTSHSGENSLACVACGTNVACVDSLRKHLQTHAANIPCTCVLCGRRLNSITDLRSHQQHHTVDRPHSCGLCGKSFKSSSYLKIHLKTHSGERPFSCDICGRMFTQHSSLKSHRVVHTGEKPFSCDTCGKCFSNTGNLNRHQRIHTGEKPFSCDTCGRSFNQGNSLKAHQQIHTGEKQFMCDKCGKSFSYLRNLKDHKCFYV